One Catharus ustulatus isolate bCatUst1 chromosome 2, bCatUst1.pri.v2, whole genome shotgun sequence genomic window carries:
- the BCLAF3 gene encoding BCLAF1 and THRAP3 family member 3 has product MTRSRSRSPRWKPRSLSPAFRTPEHHRQRHAHVNYDCEYKSFRKDPKKSMSWRTEDEKYGQSNSRFAPHGNNHQRMYERRSPSPNLKRIPVEDAYSHKPYRTHSSERTENNRRCQLPPKYSEMPYKEHDRPFYQHKMEDRYMFDHYKVTGNEKGMKPFHRPLGGSCKLERKWHEDDLRHQRLHEEKYGQSPRRVSDEFTARSSLQKRYPEDHDYREYGHASKRAKEMERYDGGDVARNSKWKQERSFPPCQEKEEQRYPGVQSHRSAEREYLGGSVPKIAYEYSHKRRRHPDGDKAFPDDRAQKYVKQEEQKYSSSKSARNSKELDYFSGGRARRTERHIEEPVKYSSKKGCNACVNSSKADVELRSFKNKLNERVRKDGELRKNVDSSSSQRDANHTVSDVKMSDANCMREHLTVKVDMKKMVTKYRTASSHTTERQMSHDLVAVGRKNENFHPVFEHMESVTQNVENDPSKEFTQEIITIIHQVKANYFTSSDITLHERFSKIQDKSSANTNEVKMHLDPEIHRRIDMSLAELQNKRTVPSESFQNIVRVLEDPNDLRYDIERRRKERLKNEDERVFHVDDVTPRNQQSCSLSKLQTSQVDGFQKPMKFIKPPFRKFIGRPQLNSYYSSRPSDTYPHRRIRGHLENAGPIRRHFKSNFADGRLQSHYKSGLVQKGLYIQAKYQRLRSVGVRGFATNKFRDGFLRKEKGNLNIATET; this is encoded by the exons gTCCTTATCTCCAGCTTTTAGAACTCCAGAGCACCATAGGCAAAGGCATGCTCACGTTAATTATGACTGCGAATATAAAAGCTTTCGTAAGGACCCCAAAAAGTCTATGTCTTGGAGAACAGAGGATGAAAAGTATGGACAAAGCAATTCCAGGTTTGCACCTCATGGAAATAACCACCAGAGAATGTATGAACGTAGGTCACCTTCACCAAACCTGAAAAGAATTCCCGTGGAAGATGCTTACAGTCATAAGCCCTACAGAACACATTCATCTGAAAGGACTGAAAACAATAGGAGATGCCAGTTACCACCAAAATACTCGGAAATGCCTTATAAAGAGCATGATCGTCCATTTTACCAGCACAAAATGGAGGACAGATACATGTTTGATCATTACAAAGtcactggaaatgaaaaaggaatgAAACCTTTTCATAGACCATTAGGGGGTTCATGcaaacttgaaagaaaatggcATGAAGATGACTTGAGGCACCAGAGGTTACATGAAGAGAAGTATGGTCAGTCACCCAGAAGAGTTTCTGATGAATTTACGGCAAGGAGCTCTTTACAGAAGAG GTATCCTGAAGATCACGATTACAGAGAATATGGGCACGCGTCTAAAAGGGCTAAGGAAATGGAGAGGTATGACGGTGGAGATGTAGCAAGGAATTCCAAGTGGAAGCAAGAACGTTCTTTTCCACCCTGCCAAGAAAAGGAGGAGCAAAGATACCCGGGTGTGCAGTCCCACCGGTCAGCCGAGAGGGAATACTTGGGGGGGTCTGTCCCAAAGATAGCCTATGAGTACAGTCACAAACGGCGCAGGCATCCGGACGGGGACAAGGCTTTTCCAGACGACAGAGCTCAGAAGTACGTGaagcaggaagagcagaagtACAGCTCTTCCAAGAGTGCCCGGAACAGCAAAGAGCTGGATTACTTCAGTGGTGGCAGAGCGAGGCGGACTGAACGGCACATTGAAGAACCTGTTAAATACAGTTCAAAGAAGGGCTGCAATGCTTGTGTTAACTCTTCCAAAGCAGATGTTGAGCTGagatcttttaaaaacaaactgaatGAAAGAGTGAGGAAAGATGGGGAATTGAGGAAAAACGTAGATTCCTCCAGTAGCCAGCGTGATGCAAATCATACTGTTTCAGATGTGAAAATGTCAGATGCCAACTGTATGAGAGAACATCTCACAGTCAAAGTGGATATGAAGAAGATGGTGACCAAGTACAG gaCTGCTTCTAGTCACACTACAGAAAGACAGATGTCCCATGATCTGGTTGCTGTTggtagaaaaaatgaaaattttcatcCAGTCTTTGAACACATGGAATCTGTAACACAAAATGTTGAGAACGACCCATCAAAAGAATTTACTCAGGAAATAATCACAATTATTCATCAAGTTAAAG caaattattttacatCTTCTGACATAACTCTGCATGAGCGGTTCTCAAAAATTCAGGATAAATCAAGTGCAAATACAAATGAAGTTAAAATGCATTTGGATCCAGAAATTCACAG GAGGATTGACATGTCTCTAGCAGAACTTCAGAACAAACGAACTGTGCCATCTGAATCTTTCCAG AACATTGTAAGAGTGTTAGAAGATCCAAATGATCTACGGTATGATatagaaaggagaagaaaagagagattGAAGAATGAAGATGAGAGAGTGTTTCATGTAGATGATGTAACTCCAAG GAATCAGCAAAGCTGCAGTCTTTCAAAGTTACAAACATCTCAAGTTGATGGTTTCCAAAAGCCTATGAAGTTCATTAAGCCACCTTTCAGGAAATTTATTGGGAGACCTCAGCTG AATTCTTACTATTCTTCAAGACCAAGTGACACTTACCCCCACAGACGTATTAGAGGACACCTTGAAAATGCAGGACCCATCAGAAGGCACTTTAAG AGCAACTTTGCAGACGGCCGTTTGCAATCCCATTATAAATCAGGCTTAGTGCAGAAGGGTTTATATATTCAGGCTAAGTACCAGCGGTTGCGATCTGTTGGTGTAAGGGGATTTGCCACTAATAAATTCAGAGATGGAtttttgaggaaagaaaag gGAAATCTAAATATTGCAACAGAAACCTGA